From a single Pseudomonas triticicola genomic region:
- a CDS encoding hybrid sensor histidine kinase/response regulator → MSENNRTAAIEDSRFRLLIDAVVDYAIYMIDPDGIITSWNSGAKRFKGYEEAEIIGEHFSRFYTPEDRANGMPQRALDTAIREGRFEGEGWRVRKDGTHFWSHVVIDPIIDPNGKLLGFAKITRDLTDRKMAEETLKQSEQQFRLLVQGVTDYAIYMLSPEGCVSNWNQGAQRIKGYLPEEIIGQHFSIFYTPEDRELGEPQRSLEIATREGRFENRSWRMRKDGTRFLAHVVVDAIRGDTGALLGFAKITRDVTEAHEAQQALEKTREALFQAQKMQAIGQLSGGIAHDFNNLLTVILGNLEIVQKRIGDAPKIARLLENATQGALRGVSLTQRMLAFARRQELKTESVDIPQLVQGITGLLRSSLGPGIRIETRFPDDLQPVLADSNQLELAILNLATNARDAMPDGGTVIIQAQAEVVLEQTHSTLAAGRYVCLSLIDSGEGMDEATLACARDPFFTTKGLGKGTGLGLSMVHGFIEQLGGRFILKSEKGHGTAAELWIPVALERTASRPAYSNAAPIAVPRLSVLVVDDDSLVLTSTSLLLEDLGHRVIGATSGAQALALFDEGEVIDLVITDMAMPKMSGAQLAHALRMLKPDLPIILATGYAERLEGFAAELPRLPKPFTQLNLVQIIAQSMK, encoded by the coding sequence ATGAGTGAAAACAACAGGACCGCAGCGATCGAAGACAGTCGTTTCCGGCTGCTGATCGACGCGGTTGTCGACTATGCGATCTACATGATCGACCCCGACGGTATCATCACCAGTTGGAACTCCGGCGCCAAACGCTTCAAAGGTTATGAAGAAGCGGAAATCATCGGCGAGCACTTCTCGCGCTTCTATACCCCGGAAGACCGCGCCAACGGCATGCCGCAACGGGCGCTCGACACGGCGATCCGTGAAGGTCGCTTCGAAGGCGAGGGCTGGCGCGTGCGCAAGGACGGCACGCACTTCTGGTCGCACGTGGTGATCGACCCGATTATCGACCCCAACGGCAAGCTGCTCGGGTTCGCCAAGATCACCCGCGACCTCACCGACCGCAAAATGGCCGAGGAAACACTCAAGCAAAGCGAACAGCAGTTCCGCCTGCTGGTGCAGGGCGTCACCGACTACGCGATCTACATGCTCAGCCCCGAAGGCTGCGTCAGCAACTGGAACCAGGGCGCGCAGCGCATCAAGGGCTATTTGCCGGAAGAGATCATCGGCCAGCATTTTTCGATTTTCTACACCCCCGAAGACCGCGAACTCGGCGAGCCGCAGCGTTCGCTGGAGATTGCCACCCGCGAAGGCCGCTTCGAGAACCGCAGTTGGCGGATGCGCAAGGACGGCACGCGCTTTCTGGCCCACGTAGTGGTCGATGCGATTCGCGGCGACACCGGCGCGTTGCTCGGCTTCGCCAAGATCACCCGCGATGTCACCGAGGCCCACGAAGCACAGCAGGCCCTGGAAAAGACCCGCGAGGCGTTGTTCCAGGCGCAGAAGATGCAGGCGATCGGCCAACTCAGCGGCGGTATCGCCCATGACTTCAACAACCTGCTGACGGTGATTCTCGGCAACCTCGAGATCGTGCAGAAACGCATCGGCGACGCGCCGAAAATCGCTCGACTGCTGGAGAACGCCACCCAGGGTGCCTTGCGCGGTGTCTCGTTGACCCAGCGCATGCTGGCCTTCGCCCGGCGTCAGGAACTGAAGACCGAATCGGTGGATATCCCGCAATTGGTGCAAGGCATCACCGGGCTGTTGCGCAGTTCGCTCGGACCGGGGATTCGCATCGAAACGCGCTTTCCCGACGACCTGCAGCCAGTACTGGCCGACAGCAATCAGCTGGAACTGGCGATCCTCAATCTCGCCACCAATGCCCGCGATGCCATGCCCGACGGCGGCACGGTGATCATTCAGGCGCAAGCCGAAGTGGTGCTGGAACAAACTCATTCGACCCTCGCGGCGGGGCGTTACGTGTGCCTGAGCCTGATCGACAGCGGCGAAGGCATGGACGAAGCCACGCTGGCCTGTGCCCGTGATCCGTTCTTCACCACCAAGGGCCTGGGCAAAGGCACCGGGCTGGGCTTGTCGATGGTGCACGGCTTCATCGAGCAGTTGGGCGGGCGCTTTATTCTGAAAAGCGAGAAGGGCCACGGCACGGCGGCCGAGCTGTGGATTCCGGTAGCGCTTGAGCGTACGGCCAGTCGCCCGGCGTACAGCAACGCAGCGCCGATCGCAGTACCGAGACTCAGCGTGCTGGTGGTCGATGATGATTCACTGGTGCTGACCAGCACCAGTCTGTTGCTGGAAGACCTCGGCCACCGCGTCATCGGCGCGACCTCCGGTGCTCAGGCGCTGGCGCTGTTCGATGAGGGCGAAGTCATCGATCTGGTAATCACCGACATGGCCATGCCAAAAATGAGCGGCGCGCAACTGGCCCATGCCTTGCGCATGCTCAAGCCGGATCTGCCGATCATTCTCGCCACCGGATATGCCGAGCGCCTCGAAGGCTTCGCCGCCGAACTGCCGCGCCTGCCGAAACCGTTCACCCAGCTGAACCTGGTACAGATCATCGCCCAATCGATGAAATGA
- a CDS encoding cation:proton antiporter, with protein sequence MSFGVWVAVLGAVLLTLALTSSWLRWMPVTTSAVCLLLGIGIGPSGLDLLQLPLEESSLWMEHLTEVAVLFSLFVCGLKLRLPLRNKTWRIAFGLAGPVMILSIIGVCLLLHWGLQLPWGPSLLIGAILAPTDPVLAALVQVNDAQDIDSVRFGLSGEAGLNDGVAFPFVILGLLLLHGDGSAGEWQHWVVRSLLWAVPAGLLTGYWMGRSIGRLALLLRIHNEDSTLGPNDYLTLALIALSYVVADAIGGYGFLAVFAAGLGLRQEEVKSTGITQAPAEHLVQPVVGHQNVEPQNAVHGDTEKLEDSQVAAGIMMGDMLAFGSLVERAMEVFLVTLLGVVLIAHWDWRALWIGAVLFCLIRPLSVALMPWGNLLSGPQRLLIGWFGIRGIGSLFYLFFALNHGLDSDVAKVCTDITLSVVALSILLHGVSTQPMLARYESLKQRKS encoded by the coding sequence ATGAGTTTTGGCGTATGGGTCGCGGTGCTCGGCGCCGTGCTGCTGACGCTGGCCCTGACGTCGTCATGGTTGCGCTGGATGCCGGTCACCACCTCGGCGGTGTGCCTGCTGCTGGGCATCGGCATCGGCCCCAGCGGCCTCGACCTGCTGCAATTGCCGCTGGAAGAATCGTCGTTGTGGATGGAGCACCTGACGGAAGTCGCGGTGCTGTTTTCCTTGTTCGTCTGCGGTTTGAAATTGCGCCTGCCACTACGCAACAAGACCTGGCGCATCGCTTTTGGTCTCGCCGGACCAGTGATGATTCTGAGCATCATCGGCGTGTGTCTGCTGCTGCACTGGGGCCTGCAATTGCCGTGGGGGCCTTCCTTGCTGATCGGCGCGATTCTGGCGCCGACCGATCCGGTGCTCGCCGCGCTGGTGCAGGTCAATGATGCGCAGGACATCGACAGCGTGCGGTTCGGCCTCTCCGGTGAAGCCGGGCTCAACGATGGCGTGGCCTTCCCTTTCGTGATTCTCGGTTTGCTGTTGCTGCACGGTGACGGTAGCGCCGGCGAGTGGCAGCACTGGGTGGTTCGCAGCCTTTTGTGGGCGGTGCCGGCGGGTTTGCTCACCGGTTACTGGATGGGCCGTAGCATCGGCCGGCTCGCCCTGCTGCTGCGCATTCACAACGAGGACAGCACCCTCGGCCCCAACGATTACCTGACCCTCGCGCTGATCGCGCTGTCCTACGTGGTCGCCGACGCCATTGGCGGCTACGGCTTTCTCGCGGTCTTCGCTGCTGGCCTTGGGCTGCGTCAGGAGGAAGTCAAATCCACGGGCATCACCCAGGCACCTGCCGAGCATCTGGTGCAGCCGGTGGTCGGTCATCAGAACGTCGAACCACAGAACGCCGTGCATGGCGATACCGAGAAGCTGGAAGACAGCCAGGTCGCGGCCGGGATCATGATGGGCGACATGCTCGCATTCGGCAGTCTGGTCGAGCGGGCGATGGAAGTGTTTCTGGTGACCCTGCTCGGCGTCGTGCTTATAGCTCATTGGGACTGGCGGGCCTTGTGGATCGGCGCGGTGCTGTTTTGCCTGATCCGCCCGCTGAGCGTGGCGCTAATGCCGTGGGGAAATCTGCTCAGCGGGCCGCAGCGTTTGTTGATCGGCTGGTTTGGCATTCGCGGCATCGGCAGCCTGTTCTATCTGTTCTTCGCCTTGAACCATGGCCTGGATTCAGACGTGGCCAAGGTCTGTACCGACATCACTTTGTCAGTAGTGGCCCTGAGCATTCTGCTGCATGGCGTCAGCACACAGCCGATGCTGGCGCGCTATGAAAGCTTGAAGCAACGAAAAAGCTGA
- a CDS encoding Yip1 family protein yields the protein MSAPLVRLFTQPNFAWTDIRREEETHPRHYLAHLLLLALIPAVCLFIGTTQVGWSLAVGENVRLSTASALQLSVLLYVTIVAGVAVMGGFIRWMSRSFDARPTLNQCIGFAAYTVTPFFLAGIAGLYPSRWLAILVLGAASIYSTFLLFVGLPTFMHERKEQGLLYSACVWGVGLLVLVTMLVSMILLWFNVLIPEYLRTTVS from the coding sequence ATGTCCGCCCCCCTCGTCAGACTCTTCACCCAACCCAACTTCGCCTGGACCGATATCCGCCGCGAAGAAGAAACCCATCCCCGCCACTATCTCGCGCATCTGCTGCTGCTCGCGTTGATTCCCGCCGTGTGCCTGTTCATCGGCACCACCCAGGTCGGCTGGAGCCTGGCCGTGGGTGAAAACGTGCGCCTGAGCACCGCCAGCGCCTTGCAACTGAGCGTGTTGCTGTACGTGACGATCGTCGCGGGTGTCGCGGTCATGGGCGGGTTCATTCGCTGGATGTCGCGATCGTTCGATGCGCGGCCGACGCTCAATCAATGCATCGGTTTTGCCGCCTACACGGTGACGCCGTTTTTCCTCGCGGGGATTGCCGGCCTGTACCCGAGTCGCTGGCTGGCGATTCTGGTGCTCGGCGCGGCGTCGATCTATTCGACGTTTCTGCTGTTCGTCGGCTTGCCGACCTTCATGCATGAGCGCAAGGAGCAGGGCCTGCTGTATTCGGCGTGCGTGTGGGGCGTTGGCCTGCTGGTGCTAGTGACCATGCTGGTGTCGATGATTCTGCTGTGGTTCAACGTGCTCATCCCCGAGTACCTGCGCACGACCGTGAGCTGA
- a CDS encoding glucose 1-dehydrogenase: MTDYPKPPFPKQAQPVPGSQRKMEPYPDCGEQSYVGSGRLAGKIALITGADSGIGRAVAIAFAREGADVAVAYLNEHEDAKETARWVEQAGRQCILLPGDIAEKAQCQALVDKTVERFGRIDILVNNAAFQMTHENFEEIPDDEWVMTFDVNITAMFRICQAAIKHMRPGSSIINTSSVNSDMPKPTLLAYATTKGAIANFTGGLAQMLGPKEIRVNSVAPGPIWTPLIVSTMPDEEVQNFGGSTPLGRPGQPVEVAPIYVLLASDEASYITGQRYGVTGGKPML, encoded by the coding sequence ATGACTGACTATCCAAAACCACCCTTCCCGAAACAAGCCCAACCGGTGCCCGGCTCGCAACGCAAGATGGAACCGTATCCAGACTGCGGCGAGCAAAGTTACGTCGGTTCTGGCCGTCTGGCCGGCAAGATTGCGCTGATCACCGGCGCTGACAGCGGCATCGGTCGCGCGGTGGCGATTGCCTTCGCCCGTGAAGGTGCCGACGTCGCCGTGGCGTACTTGAACGAACACGAAGACGCGAAGGAAACCGCACGCTGGGTCGAGCAGGCCGGGCGTCAGTGCATCCTGCTGCCGGGCGATATCGCCGAGAAAGCGCAGTGCCAAGCGCTGGTCGACAAAACTGTCGAGCGCTTTGGCCGCATCGACATTCTGGTCAACAACGCCGCGTTCCAGATGACCCACGAAAACTTTGAAGAAATCCCCGATGACGAATGGGTGATGACCTTCGACGTGAATATCACTGCCATGTTCAGGATCTGCCAGGCGGCGATCAAACACATGCGCCCCGGCTCGTCGATCATCAACACCAGTTCTGTCAACTCGGACATGCCCAAGCCGACCCTGCTGGCCTACGCCACCACCAAAGGCGCAATCGCCAACTTCACCGGTGGCCTGGCGCAGATGCTCGGGCCGAAGGAAATTCGCGTCAACAGCGTCGCACCTGGCCCGATCTGGACGCCGCTGATCGTCTCTACCATGCCCGATGAAGAAGTGCAGAACTTCGGCGGCAGCACCCCGCTCGGCCGTCCGGGCCAACCGGTGGAAGTCGCGCCGATTTACGTGCTGCTGGCCTCCGACGAAGCCAGCTATATCACGGGCCAGCGCTACGGCGTGACCGGCGGCAAACCGATGCTGTAA
- a CDS encoding MalY/PatB family protein, which translates to MTFDFDQLFDRHHTGSTKWSRYPADVLPMWVADMDFAAPPVIVETLQQRLLHPLLGYSVAQDNLREAIVADLWNKYSWQVKPQELIFLPGVESGFNMALKALVQAQQNVVVQVPNYPPLRHAPGHWGLNKVELEFNAQADGTYATPLDALRESLKGGGALLLSNPHNPIGKVFAREELQAVADICAAQDAWIISDEIHAELCFDGRVHIPTASLSPEISKRTITLMSASKAYNIAGLKTSFMIIQDAALRERVNHARCGMVDSVNPLGMEATRVAYSEAAPWLAELKTYLQANRDWLVDAVRTRLPGVTINVPQGTYLAWLDCTALDLPDPQRFFLEQGKVGLSAGLDFGDRHQQFVRLNFGCPRALLEEGIARMERALANRNL; encoded by the coding sequence ATGACTTTCGATTTTGATCAGTTGTTCGACCGCCACCACACTGGCAGCACCAAGTGGAGCCGCTACCCGGCCGATGTGTTGCCGATGTGGGTCGCTGACATGGATTTTGCCGCGCCGCCGGTCATCGTCGAAACCTTGCAACAGCGCCTGCTGCACCCGCTGCTCGGTTACAGCGTGGCCCAGGACAACCTGCGTGAAGCGATCGTCGCCGACCTGTGGAACAAGTATTCATGGCAGGTCAAACCGCAGGAACTGATCTTCCTGCCGGGTGTGGAATCGGGCTTCAACATGGCGCTGAAGGCGTTGGTCCAGGCGCAGCAGAATGTCGTCGTGCAAGTGCCGAACTACCCGCCACTGCGTCATGCGCCGGGGCATTGGGGCCTGAACAAGGTCGAGCTGGAATTCAACGCCCAGGCCGATGGCACCTACGCCACGCCGCTGGACGCACTGCGCGAGTCGCTGAAAGGCGGCGGCGCCCTGCTGTTGAGCAACCCGCACAACCCGATCGGCAAGGTCTTCGCCCGCGAAGAATTGCAGGCAGTGGCGGATATCTGCGCAGCGCAGGACGCGTGGATCATCTCCGACGAGATTCACGCCGAACTGTGCTTCGACGGCCGCGTGCACATTCCCACCGCATCGCTGAGCCCCGAGATTTCCAAACGCACGATCACCCTGATGTCGGCGAGCAAGGCCTACAACATCGCCGGCCTCAAGACCTCGTTCATGATCATCCAGGACGCCGCCCTGCGTGAGCGCGTCAACCACGCCCGCTGCGGCATGGTCGACAGCGTCAACCCGCTGGGCATGGAAGCCACCCGCGTCGCCTACAGCGAAGCCGCGCCGTGGCTCGCCGAACTGAAAACCTACCTGCAGGCCAACCGCGACTGGCTGGTAGACGCGGTGCGCACGCGCCTGCCGGGGGTGACCATCAATGTGCCGCAGGGCACGTATCTGGCGTGGCTCGATTGCACCGCGCTCGACCTGCCGGATCCGCAGCGGTTCTTCCTCGAACAAGGCAAGGTCGGGCTGAGTGCCGGACTGGATTTTGGCGACCGGCATCAGCAGTTTGTGCGCTTGAACTTCGGTTGCCCGAGGGCGTTGCTGGAAGAAGGGATTGCGCGGATGGAGCGGGCTTTGGCTAACCGCAATCTCTGA
- the fdnG gene encoding formate dehydrogenase-N subunit alpha, producing the protein MDLSRRQFFKVAGIGLAGSSLGALGMAPTAAFAEQVRHFKLAHTRETRNTCPYCSVGCGLIMYSQGDAGKNVAQNIIHIEGDADHPVNRGTLCPKGAGLLDFIHSPGRLQYPQVRKPGSNEWTRIGWDEALDRIADLMKADRDANFIEKNANGQTVNRWLTTGFLAASAASNEAGYITQKVIRSLGLLGFDNQARVUHGPTVASLAPTYGRGAMTNTWTDIANANLILVMGGNAAEAHPCGFKWVTEAKAHNAARLIVVDPRFTRTASVADYYAPIRTGTDIAFMGGLINYLLTEDKIQHEYVRNYTDVSFIVKAGYGFEDGLFSGYDAEKRSYTDKSGWGYEFAEDGFVRVDPTLQDPRCVYQLMKQHYSRYNIDLASQICGMPVDAMQKIWEEIATCSTPGKTMTILYALGWTQHSIGAQIIRSAAMVQLLLGNVGMPGGGVNALRGHSNIQGLTDLGLLSNALPGYLTLPSDSEQDYGQFIFKRTQVPLRPGQLSYWQNYSKFHVSLMKSWYGANATAENNWLFDHLPKLDIPNYDVLKMFDLMSQGKVNGYFCQGFNPIAALPDKNRVMGALAKLKWLVVMDPLATETSEFWQNVGPYNDVKTAEIQTEVIRLPTTCFAEEDGSLVNSSRWLQWHWKGADGPGEAQTDIRIMSELFLRLRQRYQSEGGKFPDPLLKLSWPYKIPDEPSPEELAREINGTAVSDFTDASGVTVKAGTQLAGFGLLKDDGSTASGCWIFAGSWTEAGNQMARRDNADPFGMHQHQGWAWAWPANRRILYNRASADPAGKPWDPKKRLVWWNGKAWTGTDVPDYKADVPPEAGMNPFIMNPEGVARFFAVDKMNEGPFPEHYEPFETPIGINPLHPQNKKATSNPAARIFDSVWETLGEAKDFPYAGTSYRLTEHFHFWSKHCKLNAIAQPEQFVEIGEVLANEKGIAAGDRVRVSCKRGFIEAVAVVTKRIRPLQVNGQVVHQIGIPLHWGFTGLTRHGYLTNTLVPFLGDGNTQTPESKSFLVNVEKL; encoded by the coding sequence ATGGATCTCAGCCGTCGTCAGTTCTTCAAGGTCGCCGGTATCGGCCTTGCAGGCTCAAGCCTGGGCGCGTTGGGCATGGCCCCGACGGCGGCCTTCGCCGAGCAGGTGCGTCACTTCAAGCTCGCCCACACCCGTGAAACCCGCAACACCTGCCCGTATTGCTCGGTCGGTTGCGGTTTGATCATGTACAGCCAGGGCGATGCCGGCAAGAACGTGGCGCAAAACATCATTCACATCGAAGGCGACGCCGACCACCCGGTCAATCGCGGCACGCTGTGCCCGAAAGGCGCGGGCCTGCTCGACTTCATTCACAGCCCCGGCCGCTTGCAGTACCCGCAGGTGCGCAAGCCCGGCAGCAATGAATGGACGCGCATCGGCTGGGACGAAGCCCTCGATCGCATCGCCGACCTGATGAAGGCCGACCGCGACGCCAACTTCATCGAGAAAAATGCCAACGGGCAGACGGTGAATCGCTGGCTGACCACCGGTTTCCTCGCGGCATCGGCGGCATCCAACGAAGCCGGCTACATCACTCAGAAGGTGATACGCAGCCTCGGCCTGCTGGGGTTCGATAACCAGGCGCGTGTCTGACACGGCCCGACGGTGGCAAGTCTTGCCCCGACGTACGGCCGAGGTGCCATGACCAACACCTGGACCGATATCGCCAACGCGAATCTGATCCTGGTAATGGGCGGCAACGCAGCAGAAGCGCATCCGTGCGGCTTCAAATGGGTGACCGAGGCCAAGGCGCACAACGCCGCGCGGCTGATCGTGGTCGATCCGCGTTTTACCCGGACCGCTTCGGTGGCCGACTATTACGCGCCGATCCGCACCGGCACCGACATCGCCTTCATGGGCGGGCTGATCAATTACCTGCTGACCGAGGACAAGATCCAGCACGAATACGTGCGCAATTACACCGACGTGTCGTTCATCGTCAAAGCCGGTTATGGCTTCGAAGACGGCCTGTTCAGCGGCTATGACGCGGAAAAACGCAGCTATACCGACAAGTCCGGCTGGGGCTACGAGTTCGCCGAGGACGGTTTCGTCCGCGTCGACCCGACCCTGCAAGACCCGCGCTGCGTCTATCAACTGATGAAGCAGCATTACAGCCGCTACAACATCGACTTGGCCAGCCAGATCTGCGGCATGCCGGTCGACGCCATGCAGAAAATCTGGGAAGAGATCGCCACCTGCTCGACGCCGGGCAAGACCATGACGATTCTCTATGCCCTCGGCTGGACGCAGCACTCGATCGGCGCGCAGATCATTCGCAGCGCGGCGATGGTGCAACTGCTGTTGGGCAACGTCGGCATGCCCGGCGGTGGCGTCAACGCTTTGCGCGGGCACTCGAACATCCAGGGTCTGACCGACCTTGGTCTGCTGTCCAACGCCTTGCCCGGCTACCTCACGCTGCCCAGCGACAGCGAGCAGGATTACGGTCAGTTCATCTTCAAACGCACGCAGGTGCCGCTAAGACCGGGGCAGCTTTCGTATTGGCAGAACTACAGCAAATTCCACGTCAGCCTGATGAAATCCTGGTACGGCGCCAACGCCACCGCCGAGAACAACTGGCTGTTCGACCATTTGCCGAAGCTCGACATCCCCAATTACGACGTGCTGAAAATGTTCGACCTGATGAGCCAGGGCAAGGTCAACGGCTACTTCTGTCAGGGCTTTAATCCGATCGCCGCGTTGCCGGACAAGAACCGCGTGATGGGCGCATTGGCCAAGCTCAAGTGGCTGGTGGTGATGGACCCGCTGGCCACCGAAACCTCGGAGTTCTGGCAGAACGTCGGGCCTTACAACGATGTGAAAACCGCTGAAATCCAGACCGAAGTCATTCGCCTGCCGACCACCTGTTTTGCCGAAGAGGACGGCTCGCTGGTCAACAGCAGCCGCTGGCTGCAATGGCACTGGAAAGGCGCCGACGGCCCCGGCGAAGCGCAGACCGACATTCGCATCATGAGCGAATTGTTCCTGCGCCTGCGCCAGCGTTATCAGAGCGAGGGCGGCAAGTTTCCTGATCCGCTGTTGAAGCTGTCGTGGCCGTACAAGATCCCCGACGAGCCGTCGCCGGAAGAACTGGCGCGGGAAATCAACGGCACCGCTGTCAGCGATTTCACCGATGCCAGCGGCGTCACGGTCAAGGCCGGTACGCAACTGGCCGGCTTCGGCTTGCTCAAGGATGACGGCAGCACCGCGTCGGGCTGCTGGATTTTCGCCGGCAGCTGGACCGAGGCCGGCAATCAGATGGCCCGTCGCGACAATGCCGACCCGTTCGGCATGCACCAGCATCAAGGCTGGGCGTGGGCGTGGCCGGCGAATCGGCGAATCCTCTACAACCGTGCTTCGGCGGACCCGGCGGGCAAACCGTGGGATCCGAAAAAGCGGCTGGTGTGGTGGAACGGCAAGGCCTGGACCGGCACCGACGTGCCGGACTACAAGGCCGACGTGCCGCCGGAAGCCGGGATGAACCCGTTCATCATGAACCCCGAAGGCGTCGCGCGGTTCTTCGCCGTCGACAAGATGAACGAAGGCCCATTCCCTGAGCACTACGAGCCGTTCGAAACGCCGATCGGCATCAACCCGCTGCACCCGCAGAACAAGAAGGCCACCAGCAACCCGGCGGCGCGGATCTTCGATTCGGTCTGGGAAACCCTCGGCGAGGCCAAGGACTTCCCGTACGCCGGCACCAGTTACCGGCTCACCGAGCATTTCCACTTCTGGAGCAAGCACTGCAAGTTGAACGCGATTGCCCAGCCTGAGCAGTTCGTCGAAATCGGCGAGGTGCTGGCGAACGAGAAGGGCATTGCTGCCGGTGATCGTGTGCGGGTCAGCTGCAAACGCGGGTTTATCGAAGCGGTGGCGGTGGTGACGAAACGGATCCGGCCGCTGCAGGTCAACGGCCAGGTCGTCCATCAGATCGGCATCCCGCTGCACTGGGGTTTTACCGGCCTGACGCGTCACGGTTACCTGACCAACACCTTGGTGCCGTTCCTCGGCGATGGCAACACTCAGACCCCGGAATCCAAGTCATTCCTGGTCAACGTGGAGAAACTGTAA
- the fdxH gene encoding formate dehydrogenase subunit beta, translating into MASQDIIARSATTTVPPSVRTQQGVAKLIDTTKCIGCKACQVACSEWNELRDEVGHNHGTYDNPQDLTADSWTLMRFTEHETDTGNLEWLIRKDGCMHCAEPGCLAACPSPGAIIQHANGIVDFDQDHCIGCGYCITGCPFNIPRISQKDHKAYKCTLCSDRVAVGLEPACVKTCPTGAIVFGTKEDMKEHAAERIVDLKSRGFENAGLYDPAGVGGTHVMYVLHHADTPKIYAGLPDHPAISPLVGLWKGISKPLGLLAMGAAVLAGFFHYVRIGPNRVEEDELPPAPDNSVHVVDPAVHTFDPRGEERP; encoded by the coding sequence ATGGCCAGCCAAGACATCATTGCCCGCTCGGCCACCACCACCGTGCCGCCGTCGGTGAGGACTCAGCAGGGCGTTGCCAAGCTGATCGACACCACCAAATGCATCGGCTGCAAGGCCTGCCAGGTCGCCTGCTCGGAATGGAACGAGCTGCGCGATGAGGTCGGCCACAACCACGGTACCTATGACAATCCGCAGGATCTGACGGCGGATTCGTGGACGCTGATGCGCTTCACCGAGCACGAAACCGACACCGGTAACCTCGAATGGCTGATTCGCAAGGACGGCTGCATGCACTGCGCCGAGCCCGGTTGTCTGGCCGCGTGCCCGAGCCCCGGGGCGATCATTCAGCATGCCAACGGCATCGTTGATTTCGATCAGGACCACTGCATCGGTTGCGGCTATTGCATCACCGGTTGCCCGTTCAACATCCCGCGCATTTCGCAGAAGGATCACAAGGCCTACAAATGCACGCTGTGTTCCGACCGGGTGGCGGTCGGGCTGGAGCCGGCCTGCGTGAAAACCTGCCCGACCGGCGCGATCGTCTTCGGCACCAAGGAAGACATGAAAGAACACGCCGCTGAACGCATCGTCGACCTGAAAAGCCGTGGCTTTGAAAACGCCGGTTTGTACGATCCGGCCGGGGTCGGCGGCACCCACGTGATGTACGTGCTGCACCATGCCGACACGCCGAAAATCTACGCCGGTTTGCCGGACCATCCGGCGATCAGTCCGCTGGTGGGTTTGTGGAAAGGCATCAGCAAACCCCTCGGCCTGCTGGCGATGGGCGCGGCGGTGCTGGCCGGGTTCTTCCACTATGTGCGCATCGGGCCGAATCGTGTCGAGGAGGATGAACTTCCGCCAGCGCCCGACAACTCGGTGCACGTGGTCGATCCGGCGGTGCACACCTTCGATCCACGCGGGGAGGAGCGGCCATGA
- a CDS encoding formate dehydrogenase subunit gamma: protein MSNKTILRYSANQRTNHWLVAILFFMAGLSGLALFHPSLFWLSNLFGGGTWTRILHPYMGIAMFVLFLGLVFSFWRTNFFIANDRQWLRRINRVMVNDEESVPPVGKYNAGQKLLFWTLLLCMLALLFTGLVIWRAWFSAYFGITTIRWAMLLHALAGFVLVLSIIVHIYAGLWIKGSVDAMLHGWVSRPWAKKHHELWYREVTRDEQPRDVPERPLTKKG, encoded by the coding sequence ATGAGCAACAAGACGATCCTGCGTTACAGCGCCAACCAGCGCACCAATCACTGGCTGGTGGCGATCCTGTTTTTCATGGCCGGTTTGTCCGGGCTGGCGTTGTTTCATCCGTCGCTGTTCTGGCTCAGTAATCTGTTCGGCGGCGGCACCTGGACGCGGATTCTGCACCCGTACATGGGCATTGCCATGTTCGTGCTGTTTCTCGGCCTGGTGTTCAGCTTCTGGCGCACCAATTTCTTCATCGCCAATGACCGCCAATGGCTGCGGCGGATCAATCGGGTGATGGTCAACGACGAAGAAAGCGTGCCGCCGGTGGGCAAGTACAACGCCGGGCAAAAGTTGCTGTTCTGGACTTTACTGCTGTGCATGCTCGCGTTGCTGTTCACCGGGCTGGTGATCTGGCGCGCGTGGTTCAGCGCGTATTTCGGCATCACCACGATCCGCTGGGCCATGCTGTTGCATGCGCTGGCCGGGTTCGTGCTGGTGCTGAGCATCATCGTGCACATCTACGCCGGTTTGTGGATCAAGGGTTCGGTCGACGCCATGTTGCATGGCTGGGTCAGCCGGCCGTGGGCGAAGAAACACCATGAACTGTGGTACCGCGAGGTGACCCGCGACGAACAGCCTCGGGACGTGCCCGAGCGACCGCTGACGAAAAAGGGCTGA